Proteins from a single region of Anastrepha ludens isolate Willacy chromosome 5, idAnaLude1.1, whole genome shotgun sequence:
- the LOC128863712 gene encoding long-chain-fatty-acid--CoA ligase 5-like, translating to MEYFASQNTGEVCVRGSNVFHGYYKDPEKTAEAVDSEGWHHTGDHRKHILKLSQGEYIVPEKIDCTFTERALRAAS from the exons ATGGAGTATTTCGCCAGTCAAAACACTGGGGAGGTGTGCGTGCGCGGTTCTAACGTATTCCACGG TTATTACAAAGATCCCGAGAAAACTGCTGAGGCTGTTGACTCTGAAGGCTGGCACCACACGGGCGATCATCGCAAACACATTTTGAAGCTAAGCCAGGGCGAATATATTGTACCGGAGAAGATTGATTGTACGTTTACGGAGAGAGCCTTAAG AGCTGCATCATAG